Genomic window (Streptomyces sp. TG1A-60):
TGCGGCAGCCGGGCGCGGAGGAGCCCGGCGGGGCCGCCGATGACGCCGACCGGCGTGCGCACGGCGCGCCTCCCGGGGCGAGGGATCCGGTCCTGCCGTGCGCGTTCAGCTCGATTCGCGGTGGACTATCCGCGCGCCCAGGACGTCGTGGGTCGTGGGGACCGTGGCGGGGTCACGCACCGCGCGGTCGACCAGTTCGGCGAGGTCGCGTCCGGACGGCAGCTCCAGGTGGACGGTGCTGAGGCGGGGCCTCAGCAACCGGCCGATCATCAGGTCGTCGGCCCCGACCACGGCCGTCTCCCCGGGGATGCCGATGCCCTCGTCCTGCAGGGCGCGCATCACCAGCATGGCGTACTCGTCGTTGTACGCGAACACGGCGTCCAGACCGAGTGAGCGCCAGCGTCCGGCGAGCCGGGTAGCGGCTGCCTCGTCGTACGCGAGCGGGAGTTCGGTGACCGTCGCGTCCGTGCCGAGCACCGCGCGGCGTACGCCGGCCAGCCGGGGCTGGGAGAAGACCCCGAGGCCGGGTTCCTCGGGCACGACGACGCCGATCCGGCGGTGACCGCGTTCGACCAGATGCCGGCCGGCGCTGTGGCCGACGCCCGCGTGGTCCAGGATCAGCGCGTGGGCGCCCTCGACGGGTTCGGGAGTGAGGGTGACGACGGCCTTGGCGCCGGAGCGCTTGAGGACGGCCACGCCCTGCGGGCCGAGGCCGACGCCGGGCACGATCACCGCGACCGGGCGCAGCTCGGCCCAGGCGCGGGCGGCGTCGTCGCCGCGCAGGCCGATGCCGCCGTGCTGTACGACGGTGTAGTCGAGCCGGCTGAGGGCCCACTGGAGCTCGTTGATGAACTGGCTGTAGAGCGGGCCGACGGGCACGTTCGGCGTGGGCATCAGGACCAGGCGGCTGTGTCCGGCGCGCAGACTTCGGGCCGCCGCGTGGGGCACATAGCCGAGTTCCTTGGCGGCCTCGTGGACCCGGCGACGGGTGGGCTCGCTGATGCGGACGGCGCTGGTGTTGTTCAGGACGTAGCTGACGGTCGCGCGGGAGACACCCGCGAGTCGGGCCACATCGGCGCTCGTGGGCACGGATCGTTGCAGCGGCGAGGGCGGGGCGGGCTCTTTCGGTATCTGCACCATGAGGACGGCATCCTTGCAGAAGCGGTGAGGGTGGTACCGGCCGGGGGAGTTCCGGCCGTACGGGAGCTCGGGTTCGGGCCACCGATCTTTGTGGCTGGGCAGTTTGGCCAATACGTTCGCAGCTCGTTCAACTCTGCGACCATTTCGCGCCACCTCCGGCGGGGCGGGCCGGCCCGCCGTCCCGCTCGACGACGGGCGGACGTATCCGTCGCTGGGCAGGGACGCGGCGGCCGACGAACGACGAACGCCGCACACGGCGACCGGGTGACTGTGCGCGCGCCCGGGGCCGCGATGCCGGAAGCTATGGCGTGAACTGTGTGTTCGCTATGGGTGTCGGCCCGGGCCGGTGGGGCGGACCACGGCGCCGCGCGGACGGCCGGGAGGGCTACGGATGGATCACTCGCCAGGTGACGGCGTCCGTCGCCGTACGACGGTCTCCGCCCGCCCCGTACCGTGGCACCCGTACGGACGTTACCGTTCGGTAGACAAGCTGCTTCCGGAGGTGTTCCGTATGAGTGCCGACCGTGCCCCGGGTCTGGTGGAGTGCGCGCGTGCGCTGGCCGCCGGGGAGGTGACGTCGCGGGTGCTCGTGGAGCGGACGCTCGCCCGGATCGAGGCGAGTCAGGGGACGGTCAACGCGTTCCGGCGGGTACGGGCCGAGGCGGCGCTGGCGGAGGCCGAGGCCGCGGACGAGGAACTGGCGGCGGGCGGGCGACGGCCGTTGCTCGGGGTGCCGGTGGCGGTGAAGGACGACATGGACGTGGCGGGCGAGCCGACCGCGTTCGGCTGCCGGGGGGAGTTCCCGTCGCTGCCGGAGGACGGTGAGGCGGTGCGGCGGCTGCGCGCGGCCGGGGCGATCGTCGTCGGCAAGACCAACACCTGCGAGCTGGGGCAGTGGCCGTTCACCGAGGGGCCGGCCTTCGGGGCCACCCGCAACCCCTGGCACCCGGACCACACCCCGGGCGGTTCCTCCGGCGGTTCGGCGGCGGCCGTGGCGGCGGGCCTCGTGCCGGCCGCGCTGGGCTCGGACGGCGCCGGCTCGGTCCGTATCCCCGCTTCCTGGACGCATCTCGTGGGGATCAAACCGCAGCGCGGCCGAATCTCGACCTGGCCGCACGCGGAGTCCTTCCAGGGCATCACCGTCAACGGCACCCTCGCCCGTACGGTCGCCGACGCCGCCCTGCTCCTGGACGCGGCGAGCGGCAACCACGAGGGCGACCTGCACCGGCCCGCCGCCGTCAACGCCTTGGAGGCGGTGGGCCGCGATCCCGGACGGCTCAGAGTCGCCCTGTCCCTGAAGCCCCCGTTCACGGCGCTCCCCGCGCGGCTCGACCCCCGGGTGCGGGGCCGGGTCCGCGCGGTGGCGGAGCGACTGGCCGCGCTCGGGCACGTGGTGGAGGAGGCGGAGCCCCGGTACGGACGGATCGGGCTGGCGTTCGTCCCGCGCGCCACCGCCGGGATCGCCGAGTGGGCCGGCGCGGTCACCCGGCAGGACCTCCTCGACCCGCGCACACGCGACGCCGCCCGCCTCGGCCGGCTGCTCGGCGGGGCGCCCCTGCGACTGGCCCGCCGCGCGGAGGCCACGCTCCACCAGCGGATCGGCGTCCTCTTCCAGTCGTACGACGTGCTGTTGGCGCCCACCACCGCCACTCCCCCGCCGCGCGTCGGCTCCATGATCGACCTGGGCGGACTCGGCACCGACCGCGCGATGATCGCGGCCTGCCCGTACGCGTGGCCGTGGAACGTCCTGGGCTGGCCCGGCGTGAACGTACCGGCGGGCTTCGTGGACGACGGGCTGCCCGTGGGGGCGCAACTGCTCGGTCCGGCGAACAGCGAGCCTCTGCTGCTGTCGCTGGCCGCGCAGTTGGAGGCGGACCAGCGCTGGCACGAACTGTGGCCGCCACGGCGGGCCGCCGCGGATTCGCCCGCGGTGTGAGCGGGTGGGGGCCGTGAGCTGTGAGCCGTAGCCACGGGCCGGCCAACGGCCCTGCGGTGTGCGCGGGTTCGGGCGCTGCGGTGTGCGCCGTACGCTGTGACCATGGGCGAAGCGTCGATGGCCGGGCTGATCGGACGGGTGACCGGTGAGGTCGGTGCCGGGCCTGTCGGCGAGGTGACCGTCCAGCAGCCCCGGGGCGCGGAGCTGGAGGCGTCCCGGCGCGAGCAGCAGCTCCGGGCGGGCGTCCGCAAGCGTAGGCCCCTTGCGCCGTAGCTCCGACCTCGGGGGCTCGACCGCGGGCCGTTCGTGGAGGATCGCGCCCGGGCTGCGGAGCCGCACACCGATACAGCCCAGCGCCCCTTACGGGGCGCGGGTTACCTTGTGGCGCGTGACTTCTTTCGCCGATCAAGGGATTCCCGGCCGCTGCGGACCCTTCGCCACCGTCGAGGCCGAGCCCCGTGAGGTGGGGCGGGTCCGCACGGAGTACTCGCCCGCGCACGACGGGGACCCCGATCCCGGGGAGATCGTCTGGACGTGGGTGCCGTTCGAGGAGAACGACGGGCGGGGGAAGGACCGGCCCGTGCTGGTGGTGGCCCGGGAGGCCGGGGGGACGTTCCTCGCCGTGCAGTTGACCAGCAAGCGGCGGGACGGGGACCGCGAGTGGGTGCCGATCGGGAGTGGGCCGTGGGACCGGTCGGGGCGGGACTCGTGGGTGGATGTGGACCGGGTGTTGCGGCTGCATGAGGCGGGGATGCGGCGGGAGGCCTGCGCGTTGGACCGGATGCGGTTCAACTCCGTGGTGCGCCGGTTGCGGGAACGGTACGGGTGGCGTTGACGGTCGCACGCCGGCTGCGGGCCGGATGTGGCTCGTCGCGAGGTCCCCGCGTCCTCAAGGGCGCCTGCTCAGCTCTTGCTCGAAGGCACTGAGCACCACCGCTCCCCTCGTACGGTCCAGCACCCCGAACACCACGTGCTCGAAGTGGCCCTCGAACCTCCCGCCGGCCGTGAGGAGGGCGCGGAACGCGGCTGCCACCTGGGTCGGGTCGTTGCCGAAGACTCCGCAGCCCCAGGCGCCGAGGACCAGGCGGCGGTAGCCGTTGGCCACGGCGGTCTCCAGTACGCGCTCCGCGCGCACCGCCAGGGCTCGTGGCAGTTCGGGGGCGAGCTCCGGCACCGTACGCAGAACGACCGACGCGTTGGGGGCGGCGGCGGTCAGGAAGCCGACGGTGTAGGGGGTGTCGAGGAGGGTGCCGCGGTCGTCGCGGAAGACGGGGACGGCCGGCGAGTGGATGACACGGTCCGTGTAGAACGGGTCGCGGTGGGCGCGGTGGTGGTCGTAGAAGCCGCGGGCTTCACGGACGCAGACATGGAGGGCGGAGGCCCGGCAGAGGGCTTCCTCCTGGGCCTGGGCGCCGTTGAGGTAGCCGCCGCCGGGGTTGCGGGCTGAGGCGAAGTCGAGGACGGCGACCGGGGCGTCGGTGCCCGTCAGGCGGTGGGCGGCCTCCAGGCTGCTCTCGCCGGTGACCTCGATGATCGACTTCACTGGGCCGACCCGCGGTGTCTCCACCGGCTCGGGGCCGTACAGCCGCGTCCCGGCACGGGCGGCCTCGACCTCGGCCGCGATGGACACGTCATGGCCGGCGGGTGCGCGGTAGCGCCCGGCCGCGACGATCCGCTCGGTCTCGTGTGCGATCCCCCGCAGGCGGGCGCTCATGGCGCCACCTCCGTGCGCGCCACGAGCACCGCCCGCGCACGCTGCCCCGTCGTGCTCATGCACGCATCGTGGGTGATGCTGGTCAGTGACCGCAACGGAGTATCCACCGGCGTGAATGGCCCGGTACAGGGCCGGGAAGAGGTGTTCGAAGACCCCGGACACAGAGATCGCCGATCCGCATTGCCACGATGTGTCCCCTTGTGCGAAAGCGGCGCGAGGGCTTTGGGTGGGGCGAGGACCACGGTCCAAAGTGATCGGAATCGGACCGGAGACACGGTGGAATCTCAGGAGGATCCCGAGATGTCAGATGCTCTGAGTGGCTGTACGGAGCAACGCTCCGGCGTCACCGAGGCGGAGGTGGAGGCCCTGGTACGGGGCATCTGCTTCAAGACCGGCCCACCCCGCACCCTCGGGGTCGAACTGGAATGGCACGTCCACGAGCTGCGCGATCCGCGGCTCCCGGCAACACCCGCACGACTCGAAGCGGCCTACGCCGCGCTGCGGACCCTGCCACTGACCTCGCCGCTGACCGTCGAGCCCGGCGGCCAGCTGGAGCTCAGCTCGGCGCCGGCCGCCTCCCTGATGGAGTGCGTCGGGTCCGTCTCGGCCGATCTCGACGCCGTACGCGCCACGCTGCGCGAGGCGGGCCTCGGCATCAGCGGCTTCGGCCACGAACCCTGGAACCCGCCGACCCGCTACCTCCACGCGCCCCGGTACGACGCGATGGAGGCCTGCCTCGACCGCTTCGGCCCCGAGGGGCGCTCCATGATGTGCTCGTCCGCCTCGGTCCAGGTGTGTCTCGACGCCGGGTTCGAGGAGCCGGGCTCCCTCGGGCACGCGCGGCGCTGGTGGCTGGCGCACCAGCTCGGCGCGGTGCTGGTGGCCGCGTTCGCGCACTCCCCGCTGGCGCGGGGCCGGGTCACCGGCTGGCGTTCGACGCGGCAGGCGCTGTGGGCGGCGATGGACCCGGGCCGTACGGACGCCCCGGAGCTTGGCGGCGACCCGCGCGGGGCGTGGGCGCGGCTGGTGCTGGACGCGCCGGTGATGTGCGTCCGGGCGGACGAGGGCTCCTGGGGTGTCCCGGACGGGATGACGTTCCGGGAGTGGACGAGATCGGCCACCCCGCCGAGCCGCGCCGACCTCGACTACCACCTGACGACGCTGTTCCCTCCGGTGCGTCCGCGCGGCCACCTGGAGCTGCGCATGATCGACGCCCAGCCGGGTGAGGACGGGTGGATCGTGCCGCTCGCCGTGACGGCGGCACTGTTCGAGGACCCGGAAGCCGCCGAGACCGCCTGCCGGACCGTCAAACCCCTCGCGGAGCGGGCGGGATCGCAGCCGCCGCCGCGCAATCCCCTGTGGGTCGCCGCCGCCCGGGACGCTCTGGCCGATCCCGAGCTGCGGGAGGCGGCGGCCGTCTGCTTCGCCGCGGCGGCCGAGGCGCTGCCCCGGCTCGGCGCGAGCCCCGAGGTGCGGGACGCCGTCGCGGCGTTCACCGACCGCTATGTCGCCCGGGGCCGCTGCCCCGCCGACGATCTGCTCGATCAGGTGCACAGGAAGGACATCCCCGCATGACCGCGGCCGAGACGCCGGCTTCCACGAACGACGCCGACCCCGGCATACTCCGGGAGCGCGCGCTGGCGGCGCTGACCACGGCCCGTGCCCGCACCGCGCTCCTGACCAGCGCCGTCGACGAGCCCGACCTCACCGCGCAGCACTCGCCGCTGATGTCCCCGCTGGTGTGGGACCTGGCCCACATCGGCAACCAGGAGGAGCTGTGGCTGCTGCGGAACGTCGCCGGGCGGGAGGCGATGCGGCCCGAGATCGACGGCCTGTACGACGCCTTCGAGCATCCGCGCGCCGAGCGGCCCTCGCTGCCGCTGCTGCCGCCCGAGGAGGCCCGCCGGTACCTCGCCGAGGTGCGCGGCCGGGCGCTGGACGTGCTGGAGCAGACCGACTTCCACGGCACCCGCCTCACCGACGCGGGCTTCGCCTTC
Coding sequences:
- the egtA gene encoding ergothioneine biosynthesis glutamate--cysteine ligase EgtA; translation: MSDALSGCTEQRSGVTEAEVEALVRGICFKTGPPRTLGVELEWHVHELRDPRLPATPARLEAAYAALRTLPLTSPLTVEPGGQLELSSAPAASLMECVGSVSADLDAVRATLREAGLGISGFGHEPWNPPTRYLHAPRYDAMEACLDRFGPEGRSMMCSSASVQVCLDAGFEEPGSLGHARRWWLAHQLGAVLVAAFAHSPLARGRVTGWRSTRQALWAAMDPGRTDAPELGGDPRGAWARLVLDAPVMCVRADEGSWGVPDGMTFREWTRSATPPSRADLDYHLTTLFPPVRPRGHLELRMIDAQPGEDGWIVPLAVTAALFEDPEAAETACRTVKPLAERAGSQPPPRNPLWVAAARDALADPELREAAAVCFAAAAEALPRLGASPEVRDAVAAFTDRYVARGRCPADDLLDQVHRKDIPA
- a CDS encoding amidase, whose product is MSADRAPGLVECARALAAGEVTSRVLVERTLARIEASQGTVNAFRRVRAEAALAEAEAADEELAAGGRRPLLGVPVAVKDDMDVAGEPTAFGCRGEFPSLPEDGEAVRRLRAAGAIVVGKTNTCELGQWPFTEGPAFGATRNPWHPDHTPGGSSGGSAAAVAAGLVPAALGSDGAGSVRIPASWTHLVGIKPQRGRISTWPHAESFQGITVNGTLARTVADAALLLDAASGNHEGDLHRPAAVNALEAVGRDPGRLRVALSLKPPFTALPARLDPRVRGRVRAVAERLAALGHVVEEAEPRYGRIGLAFVPRATAGIAEWAGAVTRQDLLDPRTRDAARLGRLLGGAPLRLARRAEATLHQRIGVLFQSYDVLLAPTTATPPPRVGSMIDLGGLGTDRAMIAACPYAWPWNVLGWPGVNVPAGFVDDGLPVGAQLLGPANSEPLLLSLAAQLEADQRWHELWPPRRAAADSPAV
- a CDS encoding type II toxin-antitoxin system PemK/MazF family toxin — translated: MTSFADQGIPGRCGPFATVEAEPREVGRVRTEYSPAHDGDPDPGEIVWTWVPFEENDGRGKDRPVLVVAREAGGTFLAVQLTSKRRDGDREWVPIGSGPWDRSGRDSWVDVDRVLRLHEAGMRREACALDRMRFNSVVRRLRERYGWR
- a CDS encoding TIGR02452 family protein translates to MSARLRGIAHETERIVAAGRYRAPAGHDVSIAAEVEAARAGTRLYGPEPVETPRVGPVKSIIEVTGESSLEAAHRLTGTDAPVAVLDFASARNPGGGYLNGAQAQEEALCRASALHVCVREARGFYDHHRAHRDPFYTDRVIHSPAVPVFRDDRGTLLDTPYTVGFLTAAAPNASVVLRTVPELAPELPRALAVRAERVLETAVANGYRRLVLGAWGCGVFGNDPTQVAAAFRALLTAGGRFEGHFEHVVFGVLDRTRGAVVLSAFEQELSRRP
- a CDS encoding LacI family DNA-binding transcriptional regulator; amino-acid sequence: MVQIPKEPAPPSPLQRSVPTSADVARLAGVSRATVSYVLNNTSAVRISEPTRRRVHEAAKELGYVPHAAARSLRAGHSRLVLMPTPNVPVGPLYSQFINELQWALSRLDYTVVQHGGIGLRGDDAARAWAELRPVAVIVPGVGLGPQGVAVLKRSGAKAVVTLTPEPVEGAHALILDHAGVGHSAGRHLVERGHRRIGVVVPEEPGLGVFSQPRLAGVRRAVLGTDATVTELPLAYDEAAATRLAGRWRSLGLDAVFAYNDEYAMLVMRALQDEGIGIPGETAVVGADDLMIGRLLRPRLSTVHLELPSGRDLAELVDRAVRDPATVPTTHDVLGARIVHRESS